In Peromyscus eremicus chromosome 15, PerEre_H2_v1, whole genome shotgun sequence, a genomic segment contains:
- the Cnih4 gene encoding protein cornichon homolog 4 isoform X1: protein MEAVVFLFSLLDCCALIFLSVYFIITLSDLECDYINARSCCSKLNKWVIPELIGHTIVTVLMLVSLHWFIFLLNLPVATWNIYRFIMVPSGNMGVFDPTEIHNRGQLKSHMKEAMIKLGFYLLCFFMYLYSMILALIND from the exons ATGGAGGCGGTGGTGTTCCTCTTCTCGCTCCTCGACTGTTGCGCGCTCATCTTCCTCTCTGTCTACTTC ATCATTACATTGTCTGATTTAGAATGTGATTACATTAACGCTAGATCATGTTGCTCAAAATTAAACAAG TGGGTCATACCAGAGTTGATTGGCCACACCATTGTCACTGTGTTAATGCTTGTTTCATTGCACTGGTTCATCTTCCTTCTCAACTTACCTGTTGCCACCTGGAATATATATAG GTTCATCATGGTGCCAAGTGGTAACATGGGAGTGTTTGATCCAACAGAAATACACAATCGGGGGCAGTTAAAGTCACACATGAAAGAAGCCATGATCAAGCTTGGTTTCTACCTGCTCTGTTTCTTCATGTATCTCTATAG TATGATTCTAGCTTTGATAAATGACTGA
- the Cnih4 gene encoding protein cornichon homolog 4 isoform X2, with protein sequence MLVSLHWFIFLLNLPVATWNIYRFIMVPSGNMGVFDPTEIHNRGQLKSHMKEAMIKLGFYLLCFFMYLYSMILALIND encoded by the exons ATGCTTGTTTCATTGCACTGGTTCATCTTCCTTCTCAACTTACCTGTTGCCACCTGGAATATATATAG GTTCATCATGGTGCCAAGTGGTAACATGGGAGTGTTTGATCCAACAGAAATACACAATCGGGGGCAGTTAAAGTCACACATGAAAGAAGCCATGATCAAGCTTGGTTTCTACCTGCTCTGTTTCTTCATGTATCTCTATAG TATGATTCTAGCTTTGATAAATGACTGA
- the Cnih4 gene encoding protein cornichon homolog 4 isoform X3 produces the protein MEAVVFLFSLLDCCALIFLSVYFIITLSDLECDYINARSCCSKLNKWVIPELIGHTIVTVLMLVSLHWFIFLLNLPVATWNIYRNTQSGAVKVTHERSHDQAWFLPALFLHVSL, from the exons ATGGAGGCGGTGGTGTTCCTCTTCTCGCTCCTCGACTGTTGCGCGCTCATCTTCCTCTCTGTCTACTTC ATCATTACATTGTCTGATTTAGAATGTGATTACATTAACGCTAGATCATGTTGCTCAAAATTAAACAAG TGGGTCATACCAGAGTTGATTGGCCACACCATTGTCACTGTGTTAATGCTTGTTTCATTGCACTGGTTCATCTTCCTTCTCAACTTACCTGTTGCCACCTGGAATATATATAG AAATACACAATCGGGGGCAGTTAAAGTCACACATGAAAGAAGCCATGATCAAGCTTGGTTTCTACCTGCTCTGTTTCTTCATGTATCTCTATAG